The following coding sequences lie in one Panicum virgatum strain AP13 chromosome 6N, P.virgatum_v5, whole genome shotgun sequence genomic window:
- the LOC120678035 gene encoding disease resistance protein RGA2-like, whose product MERVVEEVVNDLIRRLISRLIHTYQERENVGQTLRRLPLKLISIRASIEEAEQRFITNQLILLQLKTFTEVLAQGYYLLDSLESKGSNDHEDSGQHEVRLVYSFSSFNPYKRMRRMADYVKRLLLGDMSKIQEVMGSLEAVTENLREFNALVAGYPRRSRRPYDSYMYADKCMFGRHVEREQIINFLLEEYDDSSTQTLPVLPVIGRHRSGKKTLMENVCRDERVRSHFSLVSLLDGDDLEGEMLEAPFLSSNGGVTITNHDLQLKRRLFVIEFAFSFDEESWRKFYHRASNLMKGTGSKVVLISSLKEAARLGTTNPITLMPLPPELFWYFFKAIAFGSVDPKEHPRLLSLGMQVAAAIDSGFARAQLHGDFLATPPGKDLRSSVSMAGEKPDPSKVDSTPVDIKYEDIPEESRKQFEAALHKEQ is encoded by the exons ATGGAGAGAGTTGTTGAAGAGGTCGTTAATGATCTTATTAGACGACTAATCTCCAGGCTAATCCACACATACCAGGAGCGGGAGAATGTTGGGCAGACGCTCAGAAGGCTGCCCCTTAAACTGATCAGTATCCGTGCTTCCATTGAAGAAGCAGAGCAGAGATTTATCACCAACCAACTGATTTTGCTGCAGCTCAAAACATTCACGGAGGTTTTAGCGCAAGGCTACTACTTGCTAGACAGCTTGGAAAGCAAAGGTAGTAATGATCATGAAGATAGTGGCCAGCATGAGGTGAGACTTGTCTATTCGTTTTCCTCGTTCAATCCTTATAAACGAATGCGCAGAATGGCTGACTATGTGAAGAGGCTGCTACTCGGAGACATGAGCAAGATACAAGAGGTAATGGGGTCATTGGAAGCTGTTACTGAGAACTTACGGGAATTCAACGCACTAGTAGCTGGCTATCCTCgcagatctcgccggccttatGACTCTTACATGTATGCTGACAAGTGTATGTTCGGTCGTCATGTTGAGAGGGAGCAAATCatcaacttcttgcttgagGAGTATGACGATTCTTCTACTCAAACCTTGCCTGTTCTACCGGTCATCGGCCGCCATAGGTCTGGCAAGAAAACCCTAATGGAAAATGTTTGCAGGGATGAGAGGGTACGCAGTCATTTCTCCTTGGTTTCTCTTCTGGACGGTGATGATTTGGAGGGCGAGATGCTCGAAGCGCCCTTCTTGTCCTCGAACGGTGGAGTAACCATCACAAACCATGATTTGCAGCTGAAGAGGCGCTTGTTTGTGATTGAGTTTGCCTTCAGTTTCGACGAGGAATCATGGAGAAAGTTCTACCATCGTGCTAGCAACCTCATGAAAGGAACAGGTAGCAAGGTTGTGCTCATTAGTAGCTTGAAAGAGGCTGCAAGATTGGGCACAACTAACCCCATCACTCTCATGCCCCTACCTCCAGAGTTGTTTTGGTATTTCTTCAAAGCTATTGCTTTCGGCAGTGTAGACCCAAAGGAGCACCCGAGGCTTCTATCTCTAGGAATGCAGGTAGCTGCTGCAATTGATTCAGGGTTTGCTCGAGCACAATTACATGGAG actttttggcgactccgccgGGTAAAGATCTGCGTTCATCGGTTTCAATGGCCGGTGAGAAGCCCGACCCCTCCAAGGTAGATTCAACTCCCGTTGACATCAAGTATGAAGACATACCTGAGGAGAGCCGCAAGCAATTCGAGGCTGCGCTCCACAAGGAGCAATAG